From the genome of Hippoglossus stenolepis isolate QCI-W04-F060 chromosome 13, HSTE1.2, whole genome shotgun sequence:
ACTCGGTCTTCAACAAAATATTCAGCCATTTTCCCAAACTTGGTAAATAAAATCaacttatattattattattattattattattattaagccCAAAGAAATAACCTCAAAGAGCCGCCAGGTTTCATGTAGTTTACTTAACATTTACTTAAATCATTGTCAAGCTATCAAGCTCCATCAAACTGACTAACCAGCTTCATTAGCTGTTGTGCTTTTTCAAGCTGATCTAATTTCTTCAAAGTGCATTTAAATCCACCACTTTCCATTTAATGAGTCTGGAACAAAGCTGTAAACTCTGTGAAtctatagaaaaacaaaacctttattGTCACGTTAAATGAATTGTAACTTAATGGGCAGTCAGGAAAGTGCATAAccttattaaaacatttaaattcactagatctgggtttttacttttacaaagatccatgaattattctcgcAATGTTcgagaaagtggagaaaaactagttctggatctgctccctgatccagatccgcactaAATGAGATCCTTATCTTCTGTGACCCGTACTGGATCCtaatctgtgtttctctctgcttgtgGAAAGGTACGGGACCGGTTGCTTTCTGCTCAGAAATACAGGGACCAAGGTAAAATATTTCACTGGactaacatttaaaaatacctTCACGGCCTCTGTTCTGTTACTTCACCTTCAGTGTTCTGCTCTTTCCTCTGACTGCTTCAGCCTGTGATGTCCGAGCACGGCCTGCTGACCACTGTGGCCTACAAACTGGGAAAGGACGAGCCCGCCTGCTTCGCCCTGGAGGTGAGTGAGAGCTTCCACCAGTCCGTCTTACTTTGGACTGGATTTAGTCTCCACGTAGTCGGCCATGTTGTGCCCTGCATTGTCATTTCcatctccctgctcctctggaTCCAATGTTTTGCCTTTTTCCTCCCAGGGCTCGGTGGCCATCGCTGGGGCGGTGGTGCGCTGGCTGAAGGACAACATGGGCATTGTGCAATCCGCCTCGGAGATCGGTACTTGCATGACACATTGATTCACTAAATAATAGAATGTGTGATTCTTTAAAATCTGTGTGTCGTGTATAAGAAGGCTTCACTCTGTCCTCCGTCATTCTGTCATTCAGAGAAACTAGCAGCTGCAGTGGGGACGTCATACGGCTGCTACTTTGTACCGGCTTTCTCCGGGCTGTACGCCCCCTACTGGGAGCCCAGTGCCAGAGGGTGAGATTGTCAGCTGTTCAAACACATCGGAACAGTCGACTTCTATTTGACCTTGGAATTAGGAGAAAAATCTTGTGATAGTAGTTAGTACAGAGAactgaacctgcctgtttgctCTGGAGCTGCTTCAGAGTTATTCCTTTGCATTAGTGATAGTGATTAtctttggttttctttctctctgtgtctccagcaTCATCTGTGGTCTCACTCAGTTCACTAACAGGAGCCACTTGGCGTTTGCTGCTCTGGAAGCCGTCTGTTTTCAGACCCGAGAGGTGAGCAGCTCCTTTTCACCCTGTTGATACGACATGTCACGatctctcctcttgtttctctGAGGCTGACGTAGAAACTATTGCAACTGGAATATCACTACTCCTGTGTTTCAGATCCTCGACGCGATGAACCTGGACAGCGGTGTCCCTCTGACGCAGCTGCAGGTGGACGGAGGCATGACCTCCAACAGATTACTGATGCAGCTACAGGCCGACATCCTCAGCATGCCCGTATGTAAGTGGAGCGCGTCACACGGGCAttcacacactgaggcacacacgcacaacacaagtgtgtattcatgtgttatATCTCTGTGATAAAGATACAAGTAAAGTGCAGTGAAATGCAAACTTGTTAAAGCCAGAGCTGAGGAGCTGAATCCCGTTTTTGAAAAGTGTAGCTAAATGACGAAAAccataaaataatttttaaagttttctctTGCAGCTCAAGCAACAAGtgtgatgttttaaaatctgttgtttAATCTGTGTTACACCTGAAATGAGTCTGAACACGGACTCAACCACTTTCCATCTTCTCTGACCTTTGtcccatttaaaacacacacacacacacacacacacacacacacacacacgaatgaaTGAACAAACTCTGACTTTGAATCACAAGAGAAGGTTAAGAGCACAGATTCACTTGTGTACTTTACTGTGAACTCATGAACCTTTAGTCAAAACATGTATCCATATGTGTGTGATGAGTTTTGTTATTGGTCAGAGAAAGACTCTGCAAACTACAAAATACATGAACTACAAATTCATGAGTTTCCTTCTCTGATTATTTGTCAcaaagtttgaataaaacaattttttatttacCAGAATATGATGCAGTGGAATAtaatgatcagtgtgtgtgtctgtaatcaATTTTGGGGGGTATTTCTGGGGATATGTCGTCTACTGGTGGCTCTCAGTTTTCTAACTGGTATTGTCTCACTCCAGTACGACCGGCCATGCCAGAGACCACAGCTCTGGGTGCAGCCATGGCAGCAGGGGCAGCAGAAGGGGTGGACGTGTGGAGCCTGAGCCCCGATGACCTCCCAGACGTTACCTGTGAGAAATATGAACCTCAGATCAACTCTGaaggtaagaaaaacaaaatcaaggaCCTGTCGTAGACACTGGAATCAGTATTTGATcctcagacagaaaacacacagttctCCATCAAACTGGAGTTTCTCAGGGCGGTAGATGCTGTAGTGTGATTTGCTGCCATCtggtggtgggatgtaacaaagtacatttacctttttatagtactttttgtatgtgtttgtaccTAATTTAGTtaaagtagatttattttcaggtacttttttcagttttcagtagCATCATCTGTATTAAACCAGAGTCTGCATTATTCTTGTATTTAACAGAATATGCAGTGGGCTCAGTTAATGGTATAGTTAACTGTTGCATCAGGGAAAAAGCTCCACTTCAGCTAAAATGTTTGAGCGcttcctccgctgctgctgccatcttgtggacATTACTGTTGTGACTGTTCTCTaacctctgtgtttgtctccgtCACAGAGAGCGAGTTCCGCTTCGCTCGTTGGAAGAAGGCTGTCCAGAAAGCCATGAACTGGGAGACCACAGAGCCGTGCTGCAACTCTAATGGTATTCAGCTGATATAATACCCTCAACCAGTCAACACGTGTGATGAGCACCAGTCACATGACGACTGATAAAGGAGTCAATGTTTATTAAAGCTCCAGAAAGAGTATTGTTAACAATGGAGTCGGCTCTGCTGGACAAACGATGATGATGCTCTTTCTACATTTCCCCAAGCATCTTTTTCTATAtcatgttctttaaaaaaaatcatattagCTCACATTTAATAAGATAAACACTGATGCTCACATATTTATCAAAGGCAAATATCAGCTGAGATGTCCATGACTTGTTTGTGACTGTTCCATCTCGgctgctctctccttccttcaaTGACAGGTTTTGGAAAGAAGATAAACGGCGCCCCCTGGGTAGTGCCTCCCACTCCTCCCCCCACCAGAGTGGACCCCTAAGGTCCTACATTTGCTCCTGCATGTCATGTGTGACCTTTTTGAACACTggccccgtacacacctggtattaacacgTGGTTGTTGTGAtacgatcacaagtggacatctctgagtgtgtgtctgtctgtgtgtttgtctgtgagagGTAGAGGGACGAGTCAGGAGAgtctgtgaagaaagatttgaccaatttaaggAAAGTATCGATCACAATGAGGTGATCAGTGTTTATATTGTGGCGGTGGTCACAAGCAAATCAAcgagaagagaaacaacaggacgtcagctgagta
Proteins encoded in this window:
- the LOC118119976 gene encoding glycerol kinase isoform X1 encodes the protein MDPLVAAIDQGTSSTRFLVFNAKTAKLISHHQVEIKQSFPKEGWVEEDPKEIIQSVYECLERTCEKLGQLNIDVSNIKAVGVTNQRETTVVWDKETGEPLYNAIVWLDLRTQSTVERLINKAPGQNKNHLKHKTGLPISTYFSAVKLRWLLDNVEEVQQAVASGRALFGTVDSWIIWCLTGGRDGGVHCTDVSNASRTMLFNINSLDWDPELCRYFDVPMQILPEVRSSSEIYGWMKSSSLAGVPISGCLGDQSAALVGQMCFKEGQAKNTYGTGCFLLRNTGTKPVMSEHGLLTTVAYKLGKDEPACFALEGSVAIAGAVVRWLKDNMGIVQSASEIEKLAAAVGTSYGCYFVPAFSGLYAPYWEPSARGIICGLTQFTNRSHLAFAALEAVCFQTREILDAMNLDSGVPLTQLQVDGGMTSNRLLMQLQADILSMPVLRPAMPETTALGAAMAAGAAEGVDVWSLSPDDLPDVTCEKYEPQINSEESEFRFARWKKAVQKAMNWETTEPCCNSNGFGKKINGAPWVVPPTPPPTRVDP